A section of the Humulus lupulus chromosome 2, drHumLupu1.1, whole genome shotgun sequence genome encodes:
- the LOC133818088 gene encoding uncharacterized protein LOC133818088, which yields MGFFPFAVAGAGFIFIGAWEAFTFLSSSPNHISLPSSPLTSIQTTSPSSKSNTPKSPSFSSSSLSFISISIFSFLFVLNSLFSLFDAVDSRDRVGSALQLQVLAIASLFLLYGIMGLLVNFSNSFPLPSSSYSLVSLIGLFAFVEEFLLFYLQGKDPSGIENRYFDLLLVPITVCVFSTVLDLKSPKSNFPKFARGVGLILQGMWFLQMGFSFYTNLITHGCSLHEKSRGNYTIKCKGHPEYHRARAIATLQFNCHLALVVLIVSMLYSIVARRNSSGDFLQYKPLVAEMATFENQSQFTLVSDDFLEEDIEEEENVTKQKAAGVVEFGVNGHASHQ from the coding sequence ATGGGGTTCTTCCCCTTCGCCGTTGCAGGCGCTGGATTCATTTTCATCGGCGCATGGGAAGCTTTCACGTTTTTATCCTCAAGCCCAAACCATATCTCACTTCCATCTTCACCTCTTACCTCGATTCAGACCACCTCACCATCTTCCAAATCAAATACCCCGAAAAGCCCATCTTTTTCTTCCTCCTCCTTATCATTCATCTCCATCTCCATATTCTCCTTCCTGTTTGTTCTAAACTCCCTGTTTTCTTTATTTGATGCGGTTGACTCACGCGACCGAGTTGGCTCGGCCCTCCAATTACAAGTTTTAGCAATTGCTTCTCTCTTCTTGCTCTACGGAATCATGGGTCTTCTGGTAAATTTCTCGAATTCGTTTCCCTTGCCTTCTTCGTCCTATTCGCTCGTCAGCTTAATTGGTCTTTTCGCTTTCGTCGAAGAGTTTCTATTGTTTTACCTCCAAGGGAAAGACCCAAGTGGAATTGAGAATCGTTACTTTGATCTTTTGTTAGTGCCCATAACCGTATGTGTATTTTCCACAGTTCTTGATCTGAAATCACCCAAATCGAATTTTCCCAAATTTGCTCGTGGGGTTGGGTTAATCTTACAGGGAATGTGGTTTTTGCAAATGGGTTTTTCGTTTTACACCAATTTAATCACACACGGGTGCTCATTGCACGAAAAGAGCAGAGGAAACTACACCATTAAGTGTAAGGGGCACCCTGAGTATCACAGGGCTCGAGCTATTGCAACACTTCAATTTAATTGTCACCTTGCTCTGGTAGTGCTCATAGTTTCGATGTTATACTCAATTGTGGCTCGGAGAAATAGTAGTGGTGATTTTTTGCAGTATAAGCCGCTCGTGGCTGAAATGGCGACATTCGAGAATCAGAGCCAGTTCACTTTGGTCTCTGATGATTTTCTTGAAGAAGACatcgaagaagaggaaaatgtgACCAAGCAGAAGGCAGCTGGTGTTGTGGAATTTGGTGTGAATGGTCATGCATCACATCAGTGA
- the LOC133814443 gene encoding metalloendoproteinase 1-like has protein sequence MSFIKLFLLFSLIFTLILITSSSTPPAASPFSFLKDVEGAKKGDKVHGIGDVKHYLQRFGYLEHHQHQQNHNHNHNHNHNHHRHRDHIHSHQDHDHHHNNHFDDALESAIRTYQINYKLEPIGILDQKTIFKMMQPRCAMPDITSSNNKARMLAGMKWAQAQQAHGYGPLYTFFPGAPRWPPSKFTLSFGFPDGTTSLAQNAIRRAFSIWSYNTHFRFIQAPFEVADIKVSFHSGDHGDGVPFDGPGGTLGHSFQPTTGVLHLDADENWVVGEAPYSFDLISSALHEIGHTLGLMHSLNTDAIMYPILPMGETKGLNWNDVQGIRVLYNDLL, from the coding sequence ATGTCTTTCATCAAGTTATTTCTTCTTTTCTCATTAATTTTCACGTTAATTTTGATAACTTCTTCTTCAACACCTCCCGCCGCTTCTCCTTTTTCCTTCCTAAAAGACGTGGAAGGAGCTAAAAAAGGCGACAAGGTTCATGGCATTGGCGATGTCAAGCATTATCTACAGCGCTTTGGCTACTTAGAACATCATCAGCACCAACAAAATCACAATCACAATCACAATCACAATCACAATCACCATCGTCATCGTGATCATATTCACAGTCACCAAGATCACGATCATCATCACAATAATCATTTTGATGATGCTCTGGAATCGGCCATCAGAACATACCAGATAAATTACAAACTCGAACCCATAGGGATTCTAGACCAAAAAACGATTTTTAAGATGATGCAACCCCGTTGCGCTATGCCAGATATCACAAGTAGTAACAACAAAGCTCGAATGCTTGCAGGCATGAAATGGGCCCAGGCCCAGCAGGCCCACGGGTACGGCCCGCTTTACACTTTCTTCCCAGGAGCTCCGAGGTGGCCGCCGTCCAAATTCACTCTGTCATTCGGGTTCCCTGACGGTACGACGTCGTTGGCGCAGAATGCAATTCGGCGGGCCTTCTCTATTTGGAGCTACAACACTCACTTCAGGTTCATTCAAGCCCCATTCGAAGTGGCTGATATTAAAGTGAGCTTCCATAGTGGAGACCACGGAGACGGGGTTCCCTTTGATGGGCCTGGCGGAACCCTAGGCCACAGTTTTCAGCCGACGACGGGGGTTTTGCATTTGGATGCGGATGAGAATTGGGTGGTGGGGGAGGCTCCTTATTCTTTTGACCTTATCTCGTCTGCTTTGCACGAAATCGGTCACACTCTTGGGCTCATGCATAGCTTGAATACTGATGCTATCATGTACCCCATTCTGCCCATGGGAGAAACCAAAGGTCTGAATTGGAATGATGTTCAAGGCATTCGTGTTTTATACAACGATCTTCTTTGA